In the Rhinatrema bivittatum chromosome 6, aRhiBiv1.1, whole genome shotgun sequence genome, one interval contains:
- the LOC115094188 gene encoding nuclear fragile X mental retardation-interacting protein 2-like, whose translation MQKGSVASDENMNPQELWPSRRKEKCYKGEAEIEPLKDRIRTKSGSWDTKGCGPDPEIEAVSSRSEESTPLSPSNSLNIRNLQISERETTGPRQTQRPPSHHYSYHRHQSHYTDRSGPFQPGFRRNFRDFERKFRRDWGPRQNSAINGYRPQQSSGIGAESRGYTRVQKSKDPLGSSEELKGNSPERRPVRTGSVKTGGCPASPHGAPEVVDPPQLREEVEGKSAPSTAGREETWSLFKQPPVFPVDSSTARTLPKISYASKVKENLEKRAPEPAVSPAAKTTMVPASAVKTTNSLPNCVLSTSQNDPYRNGTAAITTTVFRPAVAVPTPPGTPEPQSHSLDSSLTCENGHCAPGSPTCAHSQSKEHLGAIFQNEWGLSFINDPNAGQVVSTAEAPPLVLTNVLEIAEEREHQACWESGSVKDWEAAVWYHMQEWDRLWNLHKLDPARVVMYSESTDGKG comes from the exons ATGCAGAAGGGTAGTGTTGCCAGTGATGAGAATATGAACCCCCAGGAGCTGTGGCCAAGTCGCAGGAAGGAGAAGTGTTACAAGGGAGAGGCAGAAATTGAGCCGCTGAAGGATCGTATCAGGACCAAATCAG ggtCCTGGGACACTAAAGGGTGCGGTCCTGACCCAGAGATTGAAGCGGTGTCCAGTCGGAGTGAGGAGAGCACCCCGCTGAGTCCATCCAACAGCCTAAACATCCGTAATCTACAGATCTCAGAGCGGGAGACCACAGGCCCCCGTCAAACACAGAGACCTCCATCTCACCATTATAGTTACCACCGGCACCAGTCACACTACACTGACCGCTCAGGGCCCTTTCAGCCAGGCTTCAGGAGGAACTTCAGGGACTTTGAGAGGAAGTTCAGGAGGGACTGGGGTCCTCGGCAGAATAGTGCAATCAATGGGTATCGGCCTCAGCAGTCAAGTGGCATCGGTGCTGAGAGCCGGGGCTATACACGGGTGCAGAAGAGCAAGGACCCTTTGGGGTCTTCTGAGGAACTGAAGGGCAACTCCCCTGAGCGCCGACCTGTTCGTACTGGTAGTGTGAAAACTGGGGGCTGTCCTGCCTCCCCACATGGGGCACCAGAAGTTGTAGATCCCCCTCAGCTGCGTGAAGAGGTCGAAGGGAAGTCAGCCCCTTCTACAGCTGGGAGAGAGGAGACCTGGTCACTCTTCAAGCAACCTCCGGTCTTCCCAGTGGACAGCAGTACTGCCCGCACCTTGCCGAAGATCAGCTATGCTAGCAAGGTGAAAGAAAACCTAGAGAAGAGAGCCCCAGAGCCTGCTGTGTCTCCAGCAGCCAAGACCACCATGGTGCCTGCCTCTGCAGTGAAGACTACCAACAGTTTGCCCAATTGTGTGCTGTCCACCAGCCAAAATGACCCATATCGGAATGGCACAGCTGCTATCACTACTACTGTTTTTCGTCCTGCTGTGGCTGTTCCCACACCCCCTGGAACCCCAGAGCCACAATCACATTCTTTGGACTCCTCGCTGACCTGCGAGAATGGACACTGTGCCCCTGGCTCTCCAACCTGTGCACATTCCCAGTCTAAAGAGCACCTGGGTGCCATTTTTCAGAATGAGTGGGGGCTTTCCTTTATCAATGACCCAAATGCTGGGCAAGTGGTGTCTACAGCCGAGGCACCTCCCCTCGTCCTCACAAATGTCCTGGAGATAGCAGAAGAGAGGGAGCACCAAGCATGCTGGGAATCGGGAAGTGTGAAGGACTGGGAAGCAGCAGTGTGGTACCACATGCAAG aATGGGATCGGCTATGGAATTTGCACAAATTAG ATCCAGCAAGAGTCGTCATGTATTCCGAGtccaccgatggaaaaggttaA